CGTCGGCGACGAGGGCGGGTTGCCGAACTTCTGGCTGGACGACCCCGGCGTCACGCCGGACACGGAGGTCGGGGGCACGCGCCTGGAGTGGCACGACCCCGAAGGGCCGCCGCCACCGGAGGACTACCCCGGATGAGCGCGCTGAACCCTCGTCTGATCGCGACCCTCGTGGCCGCCGCGGTCGCGTCCCTGCTGCTCCTGACGCAGGGCGCCGACGGGGCCGACCCGCTGCGCCCCGACCGCCTCGAGGTCGTGCTCGAGCTGCCACGCGCCATCGGGCTCTACGTAGGCGACGAGGTCCGGGTCGACGGTGTGGCCGCCGGCGAGGTCAGCGAGCTGCAGACGCGCCCCGACCACGTCCGCGTCCGGCTGACGCTGCACGATGTGGCACTGGCCGCTGATGCCCGTGCCACGGTCGGCCTGGCGTCGCTGATCGGCGAGCGCTACGTCGAGATCGGGCCCGCGTGGACGGGTGAGGGGCCGCGGCTCGAGGATGGCGCGACGCTGTCGGGGGACGCCGTCGCGGTGCCCCTCGAGCTGTCCGAGGTGCTCACCGAGGTCGACCGAGTGGCCGGCGAGATCGACGCCGACGCGATGGCGAGGCTGGTCGGCGAGTTCGCCGACGCGCTGCGGGGACGCAGCGACGTCATCGCGCGGGGCGTCGAGGACCTCGCGCGCGTCAGCCAGGTCGTGTCGTCTCGCGCCGAGGAGCTCGACCACACGTTGGTCGCCCTCGACCGGATCGTGACCGTGCTGGCCGATCGCGACCGGCAGCT
The nucleotide sequence above comes from Actinomycetota bacterium. Encoded proteins:
- a CDS encoding MCE family protein, with the translated sequence MSALNPRLIATLVAAAVASLLLLTQGADGADPLRPDRLEVVLELPRAIGLYVGDEVRVDGVAAGEVSELQTRPDHVRVRLTLHDVALAADARATVGLASLIGERYVEIGPAWTGEGPRLEDGATLSGDAVAVPLELSEVLTEVDRVAGEIDADAMARLVGEFADALRGRSDVIARGVEDLARVSQVVSSRAEELDHTLVALDRIVTVLADRDRQLVQLAEGTAVVSEALLAQEGALGAAIEGLDSTLGELAQFIERNGDVLTDIVERFARVGHVLDAHRDDFGVVVDELPFFSYGFIRAIQNEGDRWYVVNKPRGILFQPYGPPPNSGPGSPEWEPLPRIYHTEDSPARPLVPWELDLTGPTGPGPLLPSLRIGPDGAETLEEDADRDHAPGDDDPYDGKESP